The Dyadobacter sp. 676 DNA window TTTAGTAATTTGGAATAGTCTTTGTACTGAATAGCAAGCACAATAGCTGATACTCAAAACTATGATACCGCGTTCCACATCTTCGGTTTTGCCCCGCACGCTGGATGAATTCATTCGGTGGGAGCCCGTCGATGGATTCAAATATGAATGGCACGACGGCAAAATAATCAGATTCGGGAAAGTGAAGAAAAAACACCTCTTCATCATCAGAAGACTGCAACAATTGTTCTTCGGTACAACTGCATTTTCCAAAGGCGGCGCGCTGATTAGGACATCATGCTCAGCGGCATTCAAATGTGCCGGCCGGATTTGGCCCTTTTCTCCGGTAAACAAATCGACGCCTCTGCCAAATCCGACGAAGAGCCCATTCCCGAATTTCTCATAGAAGTAATCTCACCGACCGACGACGCCGAAAAAGTCGAAGAAAAACTGGCTGAATACTTTAGTTCGTCCGTCAAAGTCGTTTGGCACATTTATCCCGACAACGAGGTAGTACGTTTATTCTTCAAAAAATGTCAAAATCTGCACAGAACAGGACATTTGTTCGGCATATCCGGTGATGGAAGATTTTGAAATTTCGGTGGGTGAATTGCTGTCGATCAAATTGCCAAATAATCACCTTTCCAAGGTATATCTGCATTCTTTCGAGGTGGTAAAAGCAATTATTCGCTCCATTTTTAATTCCTTTGTACCCGGTTTATAAACTGAACCTGAATAATCTGCATTAAGCAACGTCCTCAATGATCTCCAAAAAAAATCTCAAAACACCTCTGACCCTGATGGCGGCTACCACGGTGGCGGTAGTGTCGTGTATGAAAATAGCGCCAATGGCTTCGGGGCCGGTGCTGAAAACGAACAGCACGAAAATGGTGGTGAAAGAAGACCCTGCCACCGGCAAAGCAAGAGCCAAAGAAATACGCGAAAAAACGGTCGTTAAACTGGCCGATGGCCTTAAACTCGACCTTTGGGCCTCCGATTCGCTCGCTCCTGACCCCGTTGCAATCGCGATGGACGACGCCGGGCGCGTGTACCTGAACAGAACGAACCGCCAGAAAAACTCCGAATTCGATATCCGCGGCCACCGCAACTGGATTACCGAATCCATCGCATTGCAGACGGTGGAAGACCGGCGAAAATTCCTGCACAAGACTTTTGCGCCCGAAAAAAGCAAGGAAAACAGCTGGTTGAAGGACCTCAACGGCGACGGCTCCCACGACTGGAAAGACCTCGCCGTGGAGAAAGACGAGGTTTGGCGTATCGAAGACACCGATAACGACGGTATCGCCGACGTATCGATGCGCATCCTCGACGATTTCTTCGACGAAGTTTCTGACGTAGCCGGCGGCTTGCTCGTACGCGCGAAAGACATTTTCGTGACGATCGCGCCGGATGTGTGGCGTTTGAGGGATACCAACGGAGACGGCGTGCTGGATGAAAAAACGTCGATCAGCCATGGTTACGGGGTGCATATCGGTTTCAGCGGGCACGGCATGTCGAACCCGATCGAAGGCCCCGACGGCAAGATTTACTGGAACATCGGGGATATCGGGGCCAACATTACTACCGCGGACGGGGTAAAACATGAGCACCCCAACTCGGGGATCATCGCCCGCTCGAACCCCGATGGCAGCGATTTCGAGGTGTTCGCGCACGGTCTGCGCAATACGCACGAGTTTGTGTTCGATGAATATGGTAACCTGATCAGTTCGGACAACGATGGTGACCATCCCGGCGAAAGCGAGCGTCTGGTGCACGTGGTGGAAGGCTCCGACGCCGGCTGGCGCTCCAACTGGCAGTACGGCAAATACACCGACCCAAAAAACAACAGTTACAAGGTTTGGATGGACGAAAAGCTCTTCAAACCGCGCTGGGACGGTCAGGCTGCATACATTATTCCTCCTATTCAAAACTACCACAATGGTCCTACCGGTATGCAATACAACCCCGGAACGGCATTGGGTAAGGAGTGGAAAAACAAATTCTTCCTCGTCGAATTTGTAGGTAACCCGGCC harbors:
- a CDS encoding Uma2 family endonuclease; protein product: MALFSGKQIDASAKSDEEPIPEFLIEVISPTDDAEKVEEKLAEYFSSSVKVVWHIYPDNEVVRLFFKKCQNLHRTGHLFGISGDGRF